Genomic DNA from Telopea speciosissima isolate NSW1024214 ecotype Mountain lineage chromosome 2, Tspe_v1, whole genome shotgun sequence:
CGGGTAGAAGTAGGCAGTTACCCCGATTAGTGATAAGCTTCGAGAATGTCGTCTaaaggtggtttggccatgtgcaacggaggcctggggATGCCCCAATAAGGGGGAGTGATCAGATTCCGATTGAAGgcgctaaaagagctaggggcaggcctaaaatgaccataagtgaggttgtgaagaatgacatccATAGTCTGGGTATTGTGCCAACTATGACTTCAGATAGAGCCTActagagggcaaggatccacgttgttgacaccatgtagctgggatttttcctgattttatgggctatcctctttcctcttactttaatttttcattttccatttctcactttgttatctcattccttctttttcttttctttgaggacctcagtttttcCCTAcgttgttttgaaaggatccatgtagccgacaccatttagttgggataaggctgagttgttgttgttgggtaGATGTAGACATTCGTGTTGAACCACAATAAATTTCTTGTGCCTGTGCATGATATTCtgcgttgttttttttttttttttttttggtgtttgtgTTTGCGCTCACGTCACAACAGTGGTTTGGGCTGATAATACCTTAGCTAATCTAAGGCTGAGTTTTAATGTTTCTTCAACCACTTGGAGTGAGGCCCATAGATGATAAAATTCCCCATCTCAAGCTGCATGTTAAGCACCATTAACAACTGTTAAGTCAAGATATGTAGAAAGAAAAACTGCATGGTTGAACTAATTATTGAATGGATTTACTGTTTAAGCCTTCACTAACCAAAACTCGGCTAACTCAGATGGCATCAAACTCAAAGGAATGCCTGAACTCATTTGTCGATCTGATTCTGGCCAATCCGGTTCATCCGATCCTCGTAAAGAGACTCGGGTTAgcgcattaaaagttaaaacaccAATTCCGGGACACATTCAAATAGTCAGCAACAGATAAATACAAAATAAGCAAGTTTTGCCTTAAACGAGTATTGCAGTCCATCAAAAGAGTGTAAAGGTATCACAAGCTCAACTTTTCAACTCACCCAATAGTGGAATCTTCAGAAACTTGCTAGGTAAAATATTCCCATATGCTGCTGTAACACAAAGGTGTGGCTGCAAAGCTCTCAAATTGGACAAGAATGTTTCCTGCATGATATTTACAAGCAATGATGCTCTTCATGAACAAAACATATGCACAAAATACCAAATAGCTAATTgcatagaaataaataaacacGACAGAGTATTCATCTAAAAGAAGCTTGGTGGTGGATGACGTTCAAACAACAATTAGAGTTGAAGCTCTCACTATAAAGTTGTTGAACATCCTCATAGTCTAGTCAATGGAGAGGCTGTCATGCATCATAGAGGTCAGTGGAGGGAAAAAATGTTTGTAATCATTCTTATAAGGCTCAGCAAAGACTCTGAATAAGGAAAATACAGAAGGATATAAAAATGCAAAGAATAGAATCTTAGAGAAGTGGTAGATGAGGCTGAAGTTAAGGCCATGAAAACTTCTAGTCTTTTACCCTAAGTGCCAAGGAGCTGAGGGAGATATAAACAGAGTATCCGGAAACAGGGAGGGAAAAACATATCACTCGAGGAAAAAGCCTTATTGAAAGATGAGGAGATTAAGAAGGCAGGTTGAACTATTACCATAATATATGTTGTAGGTGAATAAATGGCAATTATCCGCACAGTGGACAACCTAGACATTATAGCCTATGATTACTCAAGAACATTTAATGGAGGAAGATCCTTCATCGGCTAATAAAGTTTCACAGACCAGCAGATTCAACACTCAAAATGTATTAGTCAATTACCTCTCCAGCTCGTTCAGGTGTCAAAATGAGGTCATGTGGGAAACCTCTATCATTAGCACGCTGTGCCACAGGTGAAGGCAGcacctttctccctctctctcttccagaAGGTGGCTGTGTTACAATTGCTGCAACCTAAATTGAATCAACTAAGAATTCAAATATCACTGTTTCACTCTAAATTCGTCTATTAATCAAATCATCTTAAGAACAATTAATAGTCTTTACAGAGTAATTTTTTAGCTCAGTAGGCTCAAAAGCATAATAATAGAGGATGGAAAACCATAAAGATTCAAAACATCAGGGGGCTCAAATATATGAGAATTTCTGAGGGGGAAAGATACAGctagactctttttttttttttgctcatATTCCAAATCAAAGCCTCCATTATGATGGTGACTGAGAAACTTATGTACCCAACGAAACAAATATCTTCTCTGGAATGCCAAAAACAGCTCAGGTAATATTCCaagattttttaaaattgataCAAACCCGTAATTAAAAATCCGAATAACCATCTGAAATTCATGTAGCCGTGACATTGATTAAAAAATATCGAGGAAATCTTGTCGGTCAGATACCCAAATTGCGATTGCAGGTGCTGAAGTAAATGCAAAGGGCTAACACCAATGGAGATGAAACCCCATACCTGAAACATGGAGTCGGGAGCTGTAGATGCATCGAGAAGGGCGTCGAGAACTGATGCAGAGACCTGTAATGTAGCCGTTAAGACCAATTACGGAAAGATTGAAGgagaatgagaaagagaaggagagagtacCTGAGGAGAACCCATGAAGACAAGCTGCTTCTTCTTGTGTGTGGggttgagagaagaagaagctccATTGATACAACAAAACCGTCGAAGCATCAACGCAGAATGCATCTTTCGGTGGCAGCTTCACCTTCCTCTGGCGTTCAATTATCCATTCAGGTCTAGTATACCCAGGAAGAAGACACCGATGCACGAGCGAAAAAGAGTATCTTCAATGTTTATTTACCAGCTTGCCCATAAAGATGCTTTTCTTTACCCGCTTACTGGATCTAAAGGTGTGCGTGCAATCAGGGTTTTAAAGGGCGGAATTGGGATCCTAATCTGTCCGGCGGATTCCGATCCGACTCGACCACAATCAGTTAGAAATTGGTCGGGATATTCTGGCCTAACCCAAAGGATCCGGTTCATttccagggagctcagcgccTAGTGCCCAAGGAGAGAATCCAACGGCtgggttgtgccacacacatcccgaAGGCTGACTAGCACATCCAAGCGCATGCCAGTCGgccatcgagatgtgtgcggcacagcccaatcGTTGGTCCCCCTAAGCACTCCCTGGGCATTGtactccctagagaggagctcgAGGCAACCCAAGAAATGCGGTATCAATCggcaatttattttttataaagaaaataaagggatAAATATGCGTATCCtcctgtaatgcacccaatattcctcgtaccccctaagcttctaataagtccacgtaccacccctgctttatcCCCTTAAtgtcatttaagtccacaccaggtattaaatgctataaaatgaccaaactaccgtttcttctatcttttctaaaatttgaaaagacctaattaccctgATCTATTtactaaattttgaaaagaccaaaatgccctcatcttccccaaatcatcatcttcttttacatacccaccaccccccccccccccccaaaagccaatgacggtggtggtggtggtgtaaaaGAAGATAGATGAATTTTGCTATTTCGCATGTAAATCCTTGACAGGCAGCATAGACAGATGTGTGATGAAAGATCAAAAAATAATGCAAGAGATTAAATTATTAAAGCACAGAACCAAGTAATTGTAAAGCAAGAACATTTGGAGGAGAAACAAAATGAAGACCAAGAAACAGGATCGGGGAAGAAACATCACCTTAGCAACATGTTCAAGGGTAATGGCCTCCGGCACAATTGCAGTCCTCAGCCTGATCTCAACCCACCCACTGCTTCCAGATAGAGGAAAACACTGCCCTGGCTCTCCAAAATTTGGCTGCAACATCTTCTGCGCATCACTATGAACCCCAATTGGGCCGGTTGTTGCAGAAAACCAACTTCGGGCCTTACCAGGGAAGTAGGGCTCTGAATGTCTAACCACCATGCCTCCACCAGAGGCCAAAGCATAGTCTACCCGTCCAAGCCCATCCGCCGCATGCTTTTCAATCTCCTTTGTCACAATCTCTCTAGCTAAGGCCCTAAAGTCATCCAAAGCCCAACCTTTACCACTCTCTTCAGGGCTTCTACTCTTCTTCACCTCATCCAGAAACCGCTCAAAATCTTCTTTAGGAATGATTCCAGCAGCCATCAACTCACCCAAAGACCTGTCCATGCCTTCAGTCCTATCCACCAATTTCTTCATTTCGTTCTCAAGTAAGGCTCCTTTCTCTTCCACTTTCGTCAATTTTCTATCTACAACCTCAACCTGAATCTGCATCATTTTTGTCGTTGTCTTCACAAACTTCTCGACGTCCGCAATCCTTCCTTCGAAATCCGAAATACCCAATCGACCAATAGCACTATCCTCAGACTTGTAGGCTTTCCACATCAGTTGGGCAAGAACTAACACAATAAGAAGAGACAACAGATTTCAAACTACTTAACCTTCTCTGCCACCAATGTTTCTCCGGTTTCAAAACCACCTTCCTGGAACGCCTAGGTGAAATAGTGGAATTAATTAAATTCTTCTTCGCCTGCAACAAATCTTTGGGTCTCTCAAGAACCGTCTCACCCCTAATCGAATGGCTGAGATCCTTCCCACCAGAAAACTTCTCATCCCCGCCGCCGGCTTCCGATACTCCATCTTCACCGACCATTTCGATATTCGATTTCTTCTCCGCAACAACGATAGTCCTTTTCTTCGCatttgtcttagaacccaaagccaatggtgggtggtggcggtggcggtggcggtggcggcagtggcagtggcagtggtggtggtggtgggtatgtaaaagaagatgatgatttgggaaagatgagggcattttggtctaagttagggcaattaggtcttttcaaattttaaaaaagacagaagaaatggtagtttgatcattttatagcatttaatacctgatGTGGACTTAAATGACATTTGGGGGATAaaacaggggtggtacgtggaatattgaaagGTGGTATGTGGACATATCAGAAACTTAGAAGTACGAAGAATATTGGATGCATTACAAAAAGGTTGGCATACTTATCCCGAAAacaaactataccaaagagaaaacaaaaataacattCACATGTCTCTAGAAACTGAGCAACTCGGAGATACGAGTTTACAAAATGGTAAATTTAGTCATTCAACAAAATCTTGGAACCCAAATAAAGAGACTGAGAGACTAAATCTTGGGCTTGACAAAGGTGTTGCGTGGTGTATAGATCACAGCTCTGACTAAAATGGATTGAACTCTTGTCAAAATTAATTTGTTGTCGTGACACATCCTCAAACAAGTGAAGATGGATTTAAGTGCAAGAGCATCCTTCTCAAAAGctccacaaatttttttttttataaaaaagacTACTTTGTTTCTCTTGCTAGCAGAACCATATTTGTCAAGTcgattttaaattttattcctACTTATCAAATGTTGCTTTCAGGTTGCCTAAGTCGTTACGTTGTAAAACGAAAATACAAGGGACAAAATTGATTTACAGCCTAGTGTAAGTGTGACATCTTACATAGTTATCTATTAACTGATGTAGGGATTCAGGGAGACTATCTGTACAAAGAGAACTTTACTGTACAGAGCTACTCCCGCCCAAAAAATTGCACAAAAACTACATTCTCGAACTTCAAGTTCAAAGGAAATATCTGAGAATTGCAATGACAGCTCTTCTGTCTCATTGAAGTAGATCTATCTGAACTCAAAATAACTTGCTCCATTATTCGATGAGTCTAGGGGCTGTTTCAAGTTAAATTTTGGTCTGAAACAGGGCTGGTCAACAGTTATGCATCTTTTGCCTTCTGTTTGTCTGGAATAAAATATAAGTTGCACCCTCTCTGATTCATCTTATCAAAACTTTCAGTCATTCCAAAGGAGGTTCTGCGTTGGAGACTCCTCTAGTAACCATAGAAATAGTCATGGCGGACGTATTCTCCAACTCAACAATTTACCAGAAGAAACAGTCAAAGAGACCAAAAACTATAGAAACATAAGAATTCAACAAACCAACCTACCTGCCCAGGGTTTCAGCTATGCTCTGATCTATCCGTTGCAATGTACTCTTACGTACCAGTTCCTATATTTTTCcgataaaaaatcaaaacaaaaataacaggTCTAGTGGCAGATCAATCAACCGGTCACCATTAGTATGTTGGAAAAAATTGTTGAGAATGACACAATTCTGAAGTCGCAGATCGTTGGAACCTTAAGGCACATTACATCCTTGCTTTTTTTAAGATGTAATTCGTCCTCACAAACTGTGTGCAAATAAACACGTTTTAAAGAAATCGCCTTCTAGGATACAATGATGTCCAACTTTTGTTGATTCTTTTTGGGAAAatgatctctgtccgggagtgtggcctacgctagcactcccatgagtctatctctttccttctcaagtgaaaagacacctctatccccctgttttaatgaggagagagatagacacatgggagggCTGGCGTAGGcaacactcctggacagaaaactacttccccaAGCCAAGAATAGCAGAACACCTTTCTTAATTATGTCTTGCGCCAACGGAATCAAAAACAGCAGAACACCTTTTGAGAATTATAGGGTTGccacaaaacagaaaaatctaTTTCTTGCATTGAAATATAAATTCTGTACAATGTCATACtatcatatcatactatattataaatatagaaactcaaaagtcatGGTAAATATTTTCATacaaaaaatacccttcaacaatatcaataagcctaaaaaaatacttttttattaattattaattattaattgttataattttcagttaaattaaattcttcctccaGTAATAAACCCCATCCCCTCAATGttatattaattattcttttataaaaattaatagaCCAATCGTTTTCCCACTCagttttttcacattttttcaaatgaattcaataagagataattattattaattattaattataaattaaaaattataaagagagagtaaaataatcccatttttcATTGAACAATAtataaaaccccactttccaatgtataaaataatcccatcttattttactaaaaaaaaaaaaattacaatattatccattattccttgaacaatcAATAAACCcccctcaattaattgttacaattttgaaaatacccttcattaattattaattattataatttttagctaaattaaattcttcctccattaataaacccccctcaatgttacattaattattctttaataaaaattaaaggacCAATCATTTCCCTACTTAGTTTTCTCACATTTTTtcagataaattcaataagagataattattattaattaaaaattagaaagagagagtaaaataatcccatttttcgttgaacaatctataaaaccccactttccaatgtataaaataatcccatcttatcttaccaaaaaaaattacaatattatccattttTCCTTGAACAATCAATAAACCCTccctcaattaattgttataaatTTCAACTAAATTCAATTATTCCTCCATTAATAACATCTTAtcttacaaaaaagaaaaaaatattacaatattatccatgatAACCCCCCTCAATGttgcattaattattcttttataaaaattaaagtaCCATTCGTTTCACTACTTAGTTTTGTCACGATTTTAATGCTAAATTCAACTGTTCCACCATTAATAACATCTTatcttaaatatatatatattacaatataaaagaaaaaatggattactgtaatgtttgtttatataaataattttattatttaagtaagACATCTAAAATATTGGGTGTTCATTTCGGTGATTCATAcatgaaaaaaaacaaacatatgcATTTGCAGTGCAACTTTACTAGgtcaaaagataaaaaagagagagatttatCTCTTTAAGGATAAAGATCCTCTCTAATTCTTTAATCTGGCAATTCCCGGCAATACCATGTTCCTTGTGCGACATATGGCACAAACTAATCGTGTGGTTGAAATTGCTTTGAACCATTTGATGAAGCCAAACCCATTTTAACAACCGGATCCCTCAACCCGGTTAGAATGTAAACCCTAAAACacagaaattagaaaaaaaaaaaaaaaaaacgcagcGAGAAGAGGGAAGGAAACCCTTTCTCATCGCATCTCTCGGTTCATCTTCTTCCCACCATTGGAGCTGCAGAGGTTACACCAGACCAACTTTCTGTGTGCAAGGATTTTACATTTGAATACATCATAGAAAAAAACGCAGAAAGAAGGAGAGGTTTTCAAATCGGCAGATTTCCGTCTCTCCGTCCATCTTATTCGGAGCACTTCTTCTTCTGGCGGAAGCCTTTTGCTTGGCTTTGTCGTCATATAAATCTATTTTCAACACTACtttctgtaaaaaaaaatagcagcaGAAATGATAAGAAGATCTAATTATCcgataaaattttgaaatcttcAAAAGTAAaacaggaaaagaagaaaagaagaaaaaaggtaaTTGAAAAGCACATCAAAGAAGGAAGCATTTTTACTGAATTTGCGCCCAAAAAAATGATAATCTGACCTTGAATTTTCTCTGAGTTTCAAATATCTGACCGGGAAGACAAGCAAGAAACAATCACAAATCTCGAAAGCGGAACACAGAGACGATTAAACACCAAAAGAAATTAGGAGACAAAAAGAGAGACCAAGATTAGTGAGAGTTGTGTACCACTGCAGCTCCAATGgtgggaagaagggaagaagatgaacgaAAGAGGAAATCTGCGATTTGAAAGGGTTTCCTGTGTTTTGGGGTTTACATTCTAACCGGGTTGAGAGGATCCGGTTGCTAAAACGGGTTGGACACTTGGACTTCATTAAATGGTACAAACAATCTCCATCACACAATCAGTTTGTGCCACGTGTCGCACAGAGAAGATGGTATTGCCGAAATtgccagattaaagaattgaagaggatctttatccctttacaaaaccaaatcaaacgtAGCTTATATGGCATAAATACTACAATAGAATCAAACAGTCCGAATCAATCCATCTGGACCGCTCCTTCAAGATACCAATTGATGAAGCCAATGGCCTGGCTCGTCAACTTCTGGACGTACACCACGCGATCATATACATCCGATTTCACAGACCCAAACTCATCCACACACGTTCGCTGACTGTTAACTGCGGCGCCCAACCAGGTCGTCACGTTGAATAACCGGTGACTCATCGACTCATCGTTGATGAAGTTCTCGTGGTTCATTGCCCTGGTCGAGCGTTGCATCTGATAAATGGCGTCACCGAAGCTGCTCACGCAGACCTTTAGAACCTTATCGGGATTGGGTTTGCGTGAGAGGTTCGAAATATAAGCCATAGTCTTACGAGCACTAGAGAAGCTGACCCTGACGGCAACGACAGTTAGCTTGGCTGGGTCTCCTTGAACCTCATTGGCGTGGGCAATGAGGCTGTCGTAGCATAAGCCAGGTTCATACTTAGAGGCGCATTCGGTACGGATGTAATCGCTGTTTGTGttgttagggtttgggtttgaaCGGGTGGCGGAGATCGCcggtagaagaagaaaaaggagtaTGGCGGTGGAGATTGTCATTGATGGAGCGGCCATTTTTTAGGACTCTTGAGGTTTGGGGAGCTTTGGAGATTAAAGGAAGGTCCTAAGCTCCCTGAACCTGAATCTGATGAGATGGGTTTGGACTTAAGAGAGAGGGATTTATATAGACTCATCTCTTAGTTTGCCTTTCTGGTAGGAATGGAAGGAATGAACGATATCAGATAGACTAAAATGAAAggtcttttggttttttttttttttctttcttttggcatgtaaagaGACTTGATTAGAACCATGAGTTGGGGTGTAGAATTCGGTTTGCGACTTTAGTTCTGTGCGCGCGTGAAGTGGAACTGAATCATTAATTGTTacccttttcttttggggtaaGAATTGGGGAGAAAAATCCTTTACAATACCGGCAGGGCAGTGCACATCTGATGGTACAACAAAGGTCATGTGTACCATGTATACCATGTGTGTCACGTGAGTTCAACTGCCGCCCCGCCGATAATAATATTatagaggatcctggtccaaTAATTGGATGGTAGCAAAACGCACGAACCGCCAACGTAATCTCACTTATCTTTAATTGTAGCTGTAGATTTAGTAAAAGATTAATTTATACCATTATTTGAATTTTCATAGCCACTGGTTCCAGTTTTTACTATAAAACATTTTAAAGGGATCTAACTGCAAAAACAGAGTGTGGTTACCTGATCAGAGGAAGAAGGCGGCGACGAGCCATCGACGACTCTTCCCCAGTATAGAGAAGGTTTAATGAAATGTGAAACTGGATCGATTGATTTCCAATAAATTACGTGCAAAAACAAGAAGTGGCGATTGAGACTCTGAAGACATGAGATTGTTGAAAACAACATTAAAGAAGGGGGGATTATATCAGTCCGTTGAAAGAAAATTAACTGCCTAAAATTGAAGAGGATGGAGAGAATTGGAAGAGGCGGAGAGCTGAAATTAGAAATCAAGCTCCAGGACCATTTCTGTAACGATAGAGCTTGACAAAGACGTGGACAGCGGTGACGAAGCCGATGAAGCAGAGGCTCATGACGAGGACGATGATGGGAGTGATCTTCAAGCTCGGGGCGTCGTTCGTGTAAAACCTCAACATGTTGCTTCCACTTTCGCCAACGCCAAACCCATCGGATCTGCCTTCTCCATCACCCCCACCCTTTGCCGGATGGAGTTGCCGCCACAGAACTGTGCGGGGCCTTAATACCAGACCGGGACCCTGGAGAAGAGTTGGGGGTGGGGAGGAGAGGGAAGGGGGATATGGAGAGgcgggaggggggagagagatggCGGGGAAGGGAACTGAAATGGTATAGGGTGAGGGAAGGAGATGGGGTTAGCACTAGCGGAGTTGCAGAGGGGAGAGAGcagggtagagagagagagtacggTCCCAGCCGATCGATCTTAGGTAAGTAGTTCAATGGCTGAGATTGGATCGATTTAAATCAACGATAATGAATTGAGGAACGGATTATGTAGCTATTTTTACGCACGTACTGCTACATTTTAACCCTTTTTAAAATGGTCACAACTTTTCATATTCAAATCTGGCTCATTGACCGTTTGGCAAGATGATCTTACAGTCCAGATTAAATTACAGTTATCAACTGCCACTTAACTTATTTTTGTTACTATTGATAACAGTTACGTTGCAGATTAATCAAGACCATCTGATGGTTTAAATTCCATACTTGATCACCATTGACCAAAATCAATGATCTTGATCTGATCTTGCTTGAAGCAATGCAAGTGTGCAAAGTGCATGTACCATTAACGCTTCTATGGCCCACAGCCACGAGCACGCGATTAGACAGTAACACTATCCTCACATGTGTACCATCGTAAGTCTCATTTGATTTAACTGATATAGCATTAAATGCAACAACTTGTATtatcatttttctctttctttccttgttaGTAGAGACCCATTAGTATGATCCACACTTCTAAATTGGTTATACTCTATACTCGCTTCCCTTATCAAGGATTACATTGTGTTAGTTAAACTAACACTTATACGAGAAatagtttttggtgttttattGTTTCGAGAAAcgaaaaatattcaaaaaccgTTTaataacgaagtgttttttgtgagtATTTTTGGAACATAATTCAAAATTTATGTTCCCTgaaagacttttgacagaacatgttggacattcTGTCGTTTTGTGCTGAAAGTTAAAAGTTGGGCCCGATAAGCTACTCACGCCTCtaacctctctctcacctctcaaCGTCTCTAACCTCTCTCCCACCTCTCACGCCTCTAGCCATTGAAACCTTGtacaacctgcaactcatcttggaGGTAAGATCGACCTCGTACcctatccctttttttttctctcactctatctcttcctttctctctctttctgtcacTCACTCTCTGTGCGTGATTTGGTTCACAGAGACCCTAAGAACCACGGTTTCTGTGTTCATCCATTGGAGTGAACTAA
This window encodes:
- the LOC122650923 gene encoding pectinesterase inhibitor 10-like translates to MAAPSMTISTAILLFLLLPAISATRSNPNPNNTNSDYIRTECASKYEPGLCYDSLIAHANEVQGDPAKLTVVAVRVSFSSARKTMAYISNLSRKPNPDKVLKVCVSSFGDAIYQMQRSTRAMNHENFINDESMSHRLFNVTTWLGAAVNSQRTCVDEFGSVKSDVYDRVVYVQKLTSQAIGFINWYLEGAVQMD